A genomic region of Macaca thibetana thibetana isolate TM-01 chromosome 14, ASM2454274v1, whole genome shotgun sequence contains the following coding sequences:
- the HINFP gene encoding histone H4 transcription factor isoform X1 translates to MPPPGKVPRKENLWLQCEWGSCSFVCSAMEKFFEHVTQHLQQHLHGPGEEEEEEEEDDPLEEEFSCLWQECGFCSLDNSADLIRHVYFHCYHTKLKQWGLQALQSQADLGPCILDFQSRNVIPDIPDHFLCLWEHCESSFDNPEWFYRHVEAHSLCCEYEAVGKDNPVVLCGWKGCTCTFKDRSKLREHLRSHTQEKVVACPTCGGMFANNTKFLDHIRRQTSLDPLLSSACPTPEQHFQCSHCSKRFATERLLRDHMRNHVNHYKCPLCDMTCPLPSSLRNHMRFRHSEDRPFKCDCCDYSCKNLIDLQKHLDTHSEEPAYRCDFENCTFTARSLCSIKSHYRKVHEGDSEPRYKCHVCDKCFTRGNNLTVHLRKKHQFKWPSGHPRFRYKEHEDGYMRLQLVRYESVELTQQLLRQPQEGSGLGTSLNESSLQGIILETVPGEPGRKEEEEEGKVGDGTALSASQDNPSSVIHVVNQTNAQGQQEIVYYVLSEAPGEPPPAPEPPSGGIMEKLQGIAEEPEIQMV, encoded by the exons ATGCCGCCTCCTGGGAAAGTTCCTCGGAAGGAGAATCTGTGGCTCCAGTGTGAGTGGGGGTCCTGCTCCTTTGTGTGCTCAGCCATGGAAAAGTTCTTCGAGCATGTCACTCAGCACCTGCAGCAGCACCTGCACggccctggggaggaggaggaagaggaagaggaggatgacCCACTTG AGGAAGAATTCTCCTGCTTGTGGCAGGAATGTGGCTTTTGTTCTCTGGACAATTCTGCTGACCTCATCCGCCATGTCTACTTCCACTGCTACCACACCAAGCTGAAACAGTGGGGGCTGCAGGCCTTGCAAAGCCAGGCTGACCTCGGCCCCTGCATCCTGGACTTCCAGAGCCGGAACGTCATCCCTGATATCCCTGACCACTTCCTGTGTCTGTGGGAGCACTGTGAG AGTTCCTTCGACAATCCTGAGTGGTTTTATCGGCATGTGGAAGCACACAGTCTGTGCTGTGAATATGAAGCAGTCGGCAAGGACAACCCTGTGGTGCTGTGTGGCTGGAAAG GCTGTACCTGCACCTTCAAGGACCGCAGTAAACTTCGGGAGCACCTCCGCAGCCATACCCAGGAGAAAGTGGTAGCCTGCCCCACCTGTGGGGGCATGTTTGCCAACAATACCAAGTTCTTAGATCACATCCGTCGCCAGACCTCATTGGATC CcctcctttcttctgcctgccccaccccagaGCAGCACTTCCAGTGTTCTCACTGTTCCAAGAGATTTGCCACAGAGCGGCTGTTGCGGGACCACATGCGCAACCATG TGAATCACTATAAGTGCCCTCTGTGTGACATGACCTGCCCGCTGCCTTCCTCCCTCCGCAACCACATGCGCTTTCGTCACAGTGAGGACCGGCCCTTTAAATGTGACTGTTGTGACTACAG CTGCAAGAATCTTATTGACCTCCAGAAGCACCTGGATACCCACAGTGAGGAGCCAGCCTACAGGTGTGATTTTGAGAACTGCACCTTCACTGCTCGCTCCCTCTGCTCTATCAAGTCCCATTACCGCAAAGTACACGAA GGAGACTCTGAGCCAAGGTACAAATGTCATGTGTGTGACAAATGCTTCACACGGGGCAACAACCTCACCGTGCACCTTCGCAAGAAGCACCAGTTCAAGTGGCCCTCAGGGCATCCCCGTTTTCG GTACAAGGAACATGAAGATGGCTATATGCGGCTGCAGCTGGTTCGCTACGAGAGTGTAGAGCTGACACAGCAACTGCTGCGGCAACCACAGGAGGGATCGGGCCTGGGAACGTCGCTGAACGAGAGCAGCCTGCAGGGCATTATTCTGGAAACAGTGCCAGGGGAGCCAGGACgtaaggaagaggaagaggagggcaaGGTTGGCGATGGGACAGCCCTCTCAGCCTCTCAGGACAACCCCAGTTCTGTCATCCATGTGGTGAATCAGACCAATGCCCAAGGCCAGCAAGAGATTGTCTACTATGTGCTGTCTGAAGCCCCAGGAgagcctcccccagcccctgagcCACCCTCAGGGGGCATCATGGAAAAGCTTCAAGGAATAGCTGAGGAGCCAGAGATCCAGATGGTTTGA
- the HINFP gene encoding histone H4 transcription factor isoform X2 yields the protein MPPPGKVPRKENLWLQCEWGSCSFVCSAMEKFFEHVTQHLQQHLHGPGEEEEEEEEDDPLEEEFSCLWQECGFCSLDNSADLIRHVYFHCYHTKLKQWGLQALQSQADLGPCILDFQSRNVIPDIPDHFLCLWEHCESSFDNPEWFYRHVEAHSLCCEYEAVGKDNPVVLCGWKGCTCTFKDRSKLREHLRSHTQEKVVACPTCGGMFANNTKFLDHIRRQTSLDQQHFQCSHCSKRFATERLLRDHMRNHVNHYKCPLCDMTCPLPSSLRNHMRFRHSEDRPFKCDCCDYSCKNLIDLQKHLDTHSEEPAYRCDFENCTFTARSLCSIKSHYRKVHEGDSEPRYKCHVCDKCFTRGNNLTVHLRKKHQFKWPSGHPRFRYKEHEDGYMRLQLVRYESVELTQQLLRQPQEGSGLGTSLNESSLQGIILETVPGEPGRKEEEEEGKVGDGTALSASQDNPSSVIHVVNQTNAQGQQEIVYYVLSEAPGEPPPAPEPPSGGIMEKLQGIAEEPEIQMV from the exons ATGCCGCCTCCTGGGAAAGTTCCTCGGAAGGAGAATCTGTGGCTCCAGTGTGAGTGGGGGTCCTGCTCCTTTGTGTGCTCAGCCATGGAAAAGTTCTTCGAGCATGTCACTCAGCACCTGCAGCAGCACCTGCACggccctggggaggaggaggaagaggaagaggaggatgacCCACTTG AGGAAGAATTCTCCTGCTTGTGGCAGGAATGTGGCTTTTGTTCTCTGGACAATTCTGCTGACCTCATCCGCCATGTCTACTTCCACTGCTACCACACCAAGCTGAAACAGTGGGGGCTGCAGGCCTTGCAAAGCCAGGCTGACCTCGGCCCCTGCATCCTGGACTTCCAGAGCCGGAACGTCATCCCTGATATCCCTGACCACTTCCTGTGTCTGTGGGAGCACTGTGAG AGTTCCTTCGACAATCCTGAGTGGTTTTATCGGCATGTGGAAGCACACAGTCTGTGCTGTGAATATGAAGCAGTCGGCAAGGACAACCCTGTGGTGCTGTGTGGCTGGAAAG GCTGTACCTGCACCTTCAAGGACCGCAGTAAACTTCGGGAGCACCTCCGCAGCCATACCCAGGAGAAAGTGGTAGCCTGCCCCACCTGTGGGGGCATGTTTGCCAACAATACCAAGTTCTTAGATCACATCCGTCGCCAGACCTCATTGGATC aGCAGCACTTCCAGTGTTCTCACTGTTCCAAGAGATTTGCCACAGAGCGGCTGTTGCGGGACCACATGCGCAACCATG TGAATCACTATAAGTGCCCTCTGTGTGACATGACCTGCCCGCTGCCTTCCTCCCTCCGCAACCACATGCGCTTTCGTCACAGTGAGGACCGGCCCTTTAAATGTGACTGTTGTGACTACAG CTGCAAGAATCTTATTGACCTCCAGAAGCACCTGGATACCCACAGTGAGGAGCCAGCCTACAGGTGTGATTTTGAGAACTGCACCTTCACTGCTCGCTCCCTCTGCTCTATCAAGTCCCATTACCGCAAAGTACACGAA GGAGACTCTGAGCCAAGGTACAAATGTCATGTGTGTGACAAATGCTTCACACGGGGCAACAACCTCACCGTGCACCTTCGCAAGAAGCACCAGTTCAAGTGGCCCTCAGGGCATCCCCGTTTTCG GTACAAGGAACATGAAGATGGCTATATGCGGCTGCAGCTGGTTCGCTACGAGAGTGTAGAGCTGACACAGCAACTGCTGCGGCAACCACAGGAGGGATCGGGCCTGGGAACGTCGCTGAACGAGAGCAGCCTGCAGGGCATTATTCTGGAAACAGTGCCAGGGGAGCCAGGACgtaaggaagaggaagaggagggcaaGGTTGGCGATGGGACAGCCCTCTCAGCCTCTCAGGACAACCCCAGTTCTGTCATCCATGTGGTGAATCAGACCAATGCCCAAGGCCAGCAAGAGATTGTCTACTATGTGCTGTCTGAAGCCCCAGGAgagcctcccccagcccctgagcCACCCTCAGGGGGCATCATGGAAAAGCTTCAAGGAATAGCTGAGGAGCCAGAGATCCAGATGGTTTGA
- the HINFP gene encoding histone H4 transcription factor isoform X3, translating into MPPPGKVPRKENLWLQCEWGSCSFVCSAMEKFFEHVTQHLQQHLHGPGEEEEEEEEDDPLEEEFSCLWQECGFCSLDNSADLIRHVYFHCYHTKLKQWGLQALQSQADLGPCILDFQSRNVIPDIPDHFLCLWEHCESSFDNPEWFYRHVEAHSLCCEYEAVGKDNPVVLCGWKGCTCTFKDRSKLREHLRSHTQEKVVACPTCGGMFANNTKFLDHIRRQTSLDQQHFQCSHCSKRFATERLLRDHMRNHVNHYKCPLCDMTCPLPSSLRNHMRFRHSEDRPFKCDCCDYSCKNLIDLQKHLDTHSEEPAYRCDFENCTFTARSLCSIKSHYRKVHEGDSEPRYKCHVCDKCFTRGNNLTVHLRKKHQFKWPSGHPRFRPFLSSTPVTWNPGLLPSLMFVPYFASLHAISVSPCLDLLPFMLLPHQVQGT; encoded by the exons ATGCCGCCTCCTGGGAAAGTTCCTCGGAAGGAGAATCTGTGGCTCCAGTGTGAGTGGGGGTCCTGCTCCTTTGTGTGCTCAGCCATGGAAAAGTTCTTCGAGCATGTCACTCAGCACCTGCAGCAGCACCTGCACggccctggggaggaggaggaagaggaagaggaggatgacCCACTTG AGGAAGAATTCTCCTGCTTGTGGCAGGAATGTGGCTTTTGTTCTCTGGACAATTCTGCTGACCTCATCCGCCATGTCTACTTCCACTGCTACCACACCAAGCTGAAACAGTGGGGGCTGCAGGCCTTGCAAAGCCAGGCTGACCTCGGCCCCTGCATCCTGGACTTCCAGAGCCGGAACGTCATCCCTGATATCCCTGACCACTTCCTGTGTCTGTGGGAGCACTGTGAG AGTTCCTTCGACAATCCTGAGTGGTTTTATCGGCATGTGGAAGCACACAGTCTGTGCTGTGAATATGAAGCAGTCGGCAAGGACAACCCTGTGGTGCTGTGTGGCTGGAAAG GCTGTACCTGCACCTTCAAGGACCGCAGTAAACTTCGGGAGCACCTCCGCAGCCATACCCAGGAGAAAGTGGTAGCCTGCCCCACCTGTGGGGGCATGTTTGCCAACAATACCAAGTTCTTAGATCACATCCGTCGCCAGACCTCATTGGATC aGCAGCACTTCCAGTGTTCTCACTGTTCCAAGAGATTTGCCACAGAGCGGCTGTTGCGGGACCACATGCGCAACCATG TGAATCACTATAAGTGCCCTCTGTGTGACATGACCTGCCCGCTGCCTTCCTCCCTCCGCAACCACATGCGCTTTCGTCACAGTGAGGACCGGCCCTTTAAATGTGACTGTTGTGACTACAG CTGCAAGAATCTTATTGACCTCCAGAAGCACCTGGATACCCACAGTGAGGAGCCAGCCTACAGGTGTGATTTTGAGAACTGCACCTTCACTGCTCGCTCCCTCTGCTCTATCAAGTCCCATTACCGCAAAGTACACGAA GGAGACTCTGAGCCAAGGTACAAATGTCATGTGTGTGACAAATGCTTCACACGGGGCAACAACCTCACCGTGCACCTTCGCAAGAAGCACCAGTTCAAGTGGCCCTCAGGGCATCCCCGTTTTCG ACCTTTTTTGTCTTCAACTCCTGTCACTTGGAATCCAGGACTTCTTCCATCCCTCATGTTTGTTCCTTACTTTGCCAGCCTCCACGCCATTTCTGTATCCCCCTGCCTGGATTTGCTGCCCTTTATGCTCCTACCTCACCAGGTACAAGGAACATGA